The Anaerolineales bacterium region CATCATCGTGGGCGGCCTGGGCAGCATTCCCGGGACCCTGGTTGGCGCCATCATCCTGGTGGGTCTGCCGGAGCTGCTGCGCGAATTCGCTGAGTTCCGCTGGCTGGCCTACGGCGTGCTGCTGGTAACCATGATGCTGAGCCGCCCTGAGGGCTTCATTCCCTCGGAGGTCATCAAGCGTGAATTGCACGCGGGTGACGAAGCGGAGCAGGCTGGCTAAGGCCGGAACGGAAGACGACCATGACAAACATCTTGTCTGCAAAAAACGTATCCAAGAACTTTGGCGGTCTGGTGGCCGTAAACGACCTGAGCCTGGACATCAAGGAGCAGAGCATTAGCTCTGTGATCGGCCCCAACGGCGCAGGCAAAACCACCTTCTTTAACTGCATCACGGGCTTCTACAAGATCGACAAGGGCGAGATTTTGTTTGAGGGTGAACCCACCCACAACCTGCGCCCTGATCAGATCACCCGGGCCGGCATGGCGCGCACCTATCAGAACATCCGCTTGTTCTCGAACATGACCTCGATCGAGAACATATTGGTGGGTGAGCATGTGCATCTGCACTCCAATCTGGTTGATGCGGTGGTGCGCTCAAAGCGCTTCAAGGAAGAAGAAGCTGCCGCCGAAGAGGAGGCCAAGCGCCTGCTGAATTTTGTGGGTTTGCGCGGCATGGGTGACTCGCTGGCGCGCAATCTGCCGTACGGCGCCCAGCGCCGCCTGGAGATCGCCCGGGCCTTGGCCACCCAACCCAAGATGCTGTTGTTGGACGAGCCGACAGCAGGCATGAACCCCAACGAAACCGCCGATCTGACCAAGTTCATCCGTGAGCTGCGCGATACGCTCGGCATCACCATCATGCTGATCGAGCATGATATGCGGGTGGTGATGGGGATCAGCGAGCAGATCACGGTGCTGGACTACGGCGCCAAGATCGCCGAAGGCTTGCCGAAGGACATCCAAAGCAACCCGCAGGTGATCGAGGCCTACCTGGGCAGCGGCGCTGCATCTGGCCTTAAGACGGCTAAGGCAAAGTAAGGAGCCCCCATGGCCATGCTTGAAGTCAACAACATTCACACCTACTACGACAAAATTCACGCCCTCAAAGGCGTATCCCTGCACGTTGATCAGGGCGAGATCGTGACCCTGATCGGCGGCAACGGCGCGGGCAAGACCACGACTCTGCGCACGATCAGCGGCTTACTGAAGCCGCGCGAGGGCTCGGTCAAGCTGAACGGCGAGGATCTCTCCAAATATCCAGCTCACGAGTTGGTGTACAAGGGCGTCTCGATGGTGCCCGAAGGCCGCGGCGTATTTGCCAAGCTCACGGTGGAAGAGAACATTGAGATGGGCGCCTACATCGATAACGACAAGGCCCGCATCGAACGCAACAAGGAAGGCGCCTTTACGCGCTTCCCGCGCTTGAAGGAGCGCCGCAAGCAGGTGGCCGGTACGCTCTCGGGCGGCGAGCAGCAGATGCTGGCGATCGCTCGTGCGCTCATGGCGCAGCCCAAGCTGCTGCTACTGGACGAGCCTTCAATGGGCCTGGCGCCGATCCTGGTGGATGGCATCTTCGACACCATCAAGGAGATCAACAAGGAAGGCACCACCGTGCTGCTGGTGGAGCAGAACGCCAGCATGGCGCTGGCGATCGCCCACCGCGGCTATGTGCTGCAAACCGGCGAAATTGTTCTGAGCGACAAGGCCGACAAGCTGGCCAAGAACGAGACGGTGCAGAAGGCCTATCTGGGCATTGACTGAGCCTCATCTGTCATGCGAGGCGCTGCGTAGCAGCGCACGAAGCAATCTCCCGCATAGGCTTGGGTTTGCTTCGCCGCCATTGGCGGCTCGCAAAGACGTATCGACTTAGAACAAAAAAAAGCGCAGCCAATGGCTGCGCTTTTTTTGTCTGCGTGCAGGGCTAAGCGGCAATCTTGACGTACTCGCGTGGCTCAGCGCCTTCGGTCGAGACTCCCAGCAGCTTGGCAAGTTCCAGGATGAGTTTGGCTTTGGTCTCAGCGTCACGCTGGCTCCAGGTGCGGCTCTTGATCTCAACAAAGCTGCCCAGATCCGGCTTGTCGACGCGGTCTACATTGACGTAGAAATCCTCCCCGCGGAAATGCACCAGCCAGCGGCGGCGGTTCTTCTCGACTTCGACCTCACGCGGGGGTTGGAAGTATTCGCGGTAGAAGCGCAGGCTCTGGTCTGCCGGCGCCAGGTAGCGGCTGCGGGATAGGATGACCGCACTGGGGAAATCTCGCTCATGGGTGTCCCCCATCAGGGTCAGGCGGTAGCGCGAATGATCAGGCTGCCCGTTCTCCTTGAGGAACACATCCTCGCGATAGCGCAGGGTGTAGTTTTCCTCAGGGAACATGAAGTAGGTGTCGTACTCATGATAGTGGCGCTTGTAAACGATCTTGATCTCAGGATGTTCCATCGCGGCGATCACCGGCTCGGCGTCTTCCACTGGCACCTTGAGCTGGGCCTCGAAACTTTCCTCCTGCGTGGCGCCGCCGATGGCGATGAGCTTGGTCAGCACCGATTTCTCGCGAGCGATCAAGAATTTGTCGATCTTCTTGGCCAACTCATTGGCCTGGGTCAGCAAAGCCTGCTCATCCAGCGTGGTGAGCTGCTTGGCACGCATGAGCCACTTGCCGTTGACCATCACATCGGTCACATCGGTGGATTTAGCCGCGTACACGATCTGGGCATAGGTGCTGTTGGGGTCACGGCTGAAGTGCGGCGAGGCATGCAGGGTGTCAATGTTGACCAGGATCAGGTCAGCCCGCTTGCCGGGCTCCAGCGAACCGGTAACATCGCCAATGTGCATGGCCTGCGCGCCGAGGCGAGTGGCCATGAGCAAAGCGGTCTGGGCCGGCAGCGTAGTGGGGTCATTCTCACGCAGCTTAGCCAGGAACGCGGCCAGGCGCACTTCCTCAAACATATCCAGGTCATTGTTGGAGGCCGGGCCATCCGTGCCGATGCCGACGTTGAGACCGGCGCGCAGCATCTCGCTCACCGGGGCGGCGCCGGAGGCCAGCTTCATGTTGGAGGATGGATTGTGCGAGACGCCCACGTTATAGTGCGCGAAGGTGTTGATCTCGCCCTTGTCGACATGGACACAGTGAGCCGCCAACACCTTGGCGTCAAACAGATTTTGCTTCTTTACGTACGGCACCACCGGCATGCCCCATTCCTTGCGGGCATTTTCAACTTCAAAAGAACTTTCTGCAATGTGGGTGTGCAGAGGCACATCAAATTCCACCGCCAGGGCGGCAGTGGCGCGCAGGATCTCCTCGGTGCAGCTGTAGGGCGCGTGCGGGGAAACGGCCGGCACGATGAGCGGGTGGCCCTTCCATTTCTGGATGAACTCCCGCGTGTAGGCCATCGATTCTTCGTAGAACTTGGCATCTGGCGTGGGGAACTTCATCACGGTTTGCCCGCACACGGCGCGCATGCCGGCCGCGGCGGTGGCCTCAGCCACGGTGGACTCGTAGTAGTACATGTCGGCAAAGCTGGTGATGCCCGAGCGGATGTATTCGGCGCAGCCGATCGAGGTGCCCAGGTGAACGAAGTCCGGCGTGACGAACTCGCGCTCCACCGGGATCATGTAGCCCATCAGCCACACATCCAGGCGCAGGTCGTCGGCCAGGCCGCGCAGCAGGGTCATGGGCACATGTGTGTGGGCGTTGACCAGGCCGGGCATCAGCACCTTGCCGCCGCAATCCAGCTTGTCTGTGGCTTCGTATTGTTTCAGGATTTCATCTTCCGGCCCGGCGGCCAGAATGCTGTCGCCCAGGATGGCGACGGCGCCCTTGGGGAATTGTTGCATGTCCTCATTCATGGTGAGGACGTGGGCGTTGGTAAGAATAAGGTCTGCTTTAGTAGCCAATCATTTCCCTTTCGTTATATTCTTGCATCGCAAGTTAATGAGTGCTTGAAATTAAATTGGCCTAGTTTACCTCATCCAACAGTTTGCGCCGCAGGAAAGACAGCGCCAGGCTGGTAGCCCAGCCTGCCGCCTGGGCGGTATGCCCGCCATATGGGAAGGCGATGTGATGGGGCGCCTTGAGCCCGCTGATGAAGATCTCCAGCTCGTGGGCGTGCTGGGCTTCGCCCTTGGTGCGCAGCTCCACGGCCAGCACAATATCAGCGCGCACCTTGCCAGCGTATTCGCTGGCGGCGGATTTGAGCGGCTCGGTGCGCAGGCCAGCGTGCAGCACTTCGCCGCCCACGAAGGCGTTGCCCTCGCCGGTGAGCGCTTTGACGATGGCACCGCTCAGCCCTTTTTCGAGCACCGCCAGGGTTTGCTTGCGCCTGGACATCTCGCGCAGCACGGCGCGAGCCAGGGTTTCTTCGTCAACGCCGTGCACCCAGTCGCCCAGGCGCTGGCGCACCTCGGTTTCCAGCTCATCCAGCATCTGGTTGGCCTGCTCCACGCTCTCGGCTTTGGCGGTCAGGCGCACATCCACGCTGCCGGCGTGCGCCGCCAGCCCAACCGTAGGGTTGGTCTGGCGTTCCAGATCAGCCAGGTGCTCGTCGATCTGCGATTCGGGCACGCCAGCCACGTGCAGCACGCGGGCACGGATAACGCCGGTGAGGCCAAAGCGCTCCTTGAAATACGGGAGGATGCCGTGCTCATAGATGTGTTTCATTTCATTGGGCACACCGGGCACGGCGATGACCACTTTGCCATTGGATTCCACCAGAACGCCGGGGGCGCTGCCCACGGCGTTCTCCAGGCTGCGGCCGCCCTGTGGCAGCTCGGCCTGGCGCTTGTTGTTCTCGCTGGGGGTGCGCTTCATGCGCGCAAAGCGCGCCACGATCTGCTCCCATAGCTTCGGGCGAAACTCCAGCTCTACGCCCAGGGCGCGGGCAATCCCCTCGCGGGTGACGTCGTCCACCGTCGGCCCCAGGCCGCCGGTGCACAGCACGATGTCGGAACGGCTGAGGCCTAGGGTGACCGCGTCGGCAATGCGCTGCTCGTTATCGCCCACAGTGGAGGTGTAGAACAGGTCAATGCCGGCGTCACGCAGTTGGCGCGCCAGGTACTGCGTATTGGTATCGGTAATTTCACCGAGCAGCAGTTCGGTGCCAATGGTGAGGATCTCAGCGGAGGGCATTAGATTACGTTGTACTCCTTGAGCGAATCACCACTGAAGCGGTCGAGCCCCAGCATGGATACATCCACGCTGCTGGCGGCGCCATCGAGCATGATCTCGGCCATCAGCTTACCGGAGATCGGGCCGTGCATGAAGCCGTGGCCTGAGAAACCGCCCACCAGATAGAGCCCGTCGATTGGCGTTGCGCCGAAGATGGGATGCGCGTCTGGCGTGACTTCGTACAGACCGGCCCAGTGGCTGGCCAAGCCTGCTTTTTCCAGAACCGGCAAACGCTCGGCGGCA contains the following coding sequences:
- a CDS encoding ABC transporter ATP-binding protein, giving the protein MTNILSAKNVSKNFGGLVAVNDLSLDIKEQSISSVIGPNGAGKTTFFNCITGFYKIDKGEILFEGEPTHNLRPDQITRAGMARTYQNIRLFSNMTSIENILVGEHVHLHSNLVDAVVRSKRFKEEEAAAEEEAKRLLNFVGLRGMGDSLARNLPYGAQRRLEIARALATQPKMLLLDEPTAGMNPNETADLTKFIRELRDTLGITIMLIEHDMRVVMGISEQITVLDYGAKIAEGLPKDIQSNPQVIEAYLGSGAASGLKTAKAK
- a CDS encoding ABC transporter ATP-binding protein, with amino-acid sequence MAMLEVNNIHTYYDKIHALKGVSLHVDQGEIVTLIGGNGAGKTTTLRTISGLLKPREGSVKLNGEDLSKYPAHELVYKGVSMVPEGRGVFAKLTVEENIEMGAYIDNDKARIERNKEGAFTRFPRLKERRKQVAGTLSGGEQQMLAIARALMAQPKLLLLDEPSMGLAPILVDGIFDTIKEINKEGTTVLLVEQNASMALAIAHRGYVLQTGEIVLSDKADKLAKNETVQKAYLGID
- a CDS encoding CinA family nicotinamide mononucleotide deamidase-related protein; the encoded protein is MPSAEILTIGTELLLGEITDTNTQYLARQLRDAGIDLFYTSTVGDNEQRIADAVTLGLSRSDIVLCTGGLGPTVDDVTREGIARALGVELEFRPKLWEQIVARFARMKRTPSENNKRQAELPQGGRSLENAVGSAPGVLVESNGKVVIAVPGVPNEMKHIYEHGILPYFKERFGLTGVIRARVLHVAGVPESQIDEHLADLERQTNPTVGLAAHAGSVDVRLTAKAESVEQANQMLDELETEVRQRLGDWVHGVDEETLARAVLREMSRRKQTLAVLEKGLSGAIVKALTGEGNAFVGGEVLHAGLRTEPLKSAASEYAGKVRADIVLAVELRTKGEAQHAHELEIFISGLKAPHHIAFPYGGHTAQAAGWATSLALSFLRRKLLDEVN
- a CDS encoding amidohydrolase family protein, yielding MNEDMQQFPKGAVAILGDSILAAGPEDEILKQYEATDKLDCGGKVLMPGLVNAHTHVPMTLLRGLADDLRLDVWLMGYMIPVEREFVTPDFVHLGTSIGCAEYIRSGITSFADMYYYESTVAEATAAAGMRAVCGQTVMKFPTPDAKFYEESMAYTREFIQKWKGHPLIVPAVSPHAPYSCTEEILRATAALAVEFDVPLHTHIAESSFEVENARKEWGMPVVPYVKKQNLFDAKVLAAHCVHVDKGEINTFAHYNVGVSHNPSSNMKLASGAAPVSEMLRAGLNVGIGTDGPASNNDLDMFEEVRLAAFLAKLRENDPTTLPAQTALLMATRLGAQAMHIGDVTGSLEPGKRADLILVNIDTLHASPHFSRDPNSTYAQIVYAAKSTDVTDVMVNGKWLMRAKQLTTLDEQALLTQANELAKKIDKFLIAREKSVLTKLIAIGGATQEESFEAQLKVPVEDAEPVIAAMEHPEIKIVYKRHYHEYDTYFMFPEENYTLRYREDVFLKENGQPDHSRYRLTLMGDTHERDFPSAVILSRSRYLAPADQSLRFYREYFQPPREVEVEKNRRRWLVHFRGEDFYVNVDRVDKPDLGSFVEIKSRTWSQRDAETKAKLILELAKLLGVSTEGAEPREYVKIAA